Proteins from a single region of Methanotorris igneus Kol 5:
- the pssA gene encoding CDP-diacylglycerol--serine O-phosphatidyltransferase: MFSIRKIITISDYVTMANIIFGLLAILLHDFRFIYLSIIFDAMDGFVARKTNTVSDFGAELDSICDVVSFGVAPAYLLYYNFESNFALISALIFALCGALRLARFGILNVKHFVGLPIPAGALVLASFCEVLDNKVLISIIAIIVGLLMISDISYPKYPHKVLIGVFFVSLVLAMWGFVYPVLLCGVGYVLYGIFKTKSH, from the coding sequence ATGTTCAGCATAAGGAAAATAATAACCATCTCTGATTATGTTACAATGGCAAACATCATATTTGGACTTTTAGCAATATTGTTGCATGATTTTAGGTTTATCTACTTATCCATTATTTTTGATGCCATGGATGGTTTTGTTGCAAGGAAAACAAATACCGTCTCTGACTTTGGGGCTGAGTTGGATAGTATTTGCGACGTTGTAAGTTTTGGTGTTGCCCCTGCGTATTTGCTTTATTATAATTTTGAAAGTAACTTTGCCTTAATCTCTGCGTTGATTTTTGCTCTATGTGGGGCTTTGAGGTTGGCAAGGTTTGGAATATTGAATGTTAAGCATTTCGTTGGCTTGCCCATTCCAGCAGGTGCTTTGGTTTTGGCATCATTTTGTGAGGTTTTGGATAATAAAGTTTTAATTTCAATTATTGCAATAATTGTGGGGTTGTTGATGATTAGCGACATAAGTTATCCAAAATATCCACATAAAGTGTTGATTGGAGTATTTTTTGTGTCTTTGGTATTGGCAATGTGGGGCTTTGTGTATCCAGTATTGCTGTGTGGGGTTGGTTATGTGTTATACGGCATTTTTAAAACAAAATCACATTAA
- a CDS encoding lipopolysaccharide kinase InaA family protein: MLEIKGYNEIIKNILNEEILKKLIDEGVVFKEVVGKGHRGVVLRGEFDGKDVAIKIPRKDTPKNTVLHEGKMLEIVNKVSVGPKVYRYSNDYLITEFVDGVALKYYVENLTKDDKEKLLKIVEEIFRQCVRLDLIGIDHGEIQGGKHILINDSKNKVWIIDFDKADIRFPRNFTSAISLLFGESPLSKKIKEILDVSEEEVMMLRKFAKMYKKKLKK; the protein is encoded by the coding sequence ATGCTTGAGATTAAAGGATATAACGAAATTATAAAAAACATTTTAAATGAGGAAATCCTTAAAAAACTTATAGATGAGGGTGTAGTTTTTAAAGAAGTTGTTGGTAAAGGACATAGGGGGGTTGTTTTAAGAGGAGAGTTTGATGGCAAAGATGTAGCCATAAAAATACCAAGGAAAGACACCCCAAAAAATACTGTCCTCCATGAAGGAAAGATGCTGGAAATTGTTAATAAGGTGAGCGTTGGGCCAAAGGTTTATAGATACAGCAATGATTATTTAATAACTGAGTTTGTTGATGGTGTGGCATTGAAGTATTATGTTGAAAATCTAACAAAAGACGATAAAGAAAAACTGCTAAAAATTGTAGAAGAAATTTTTAGGCAGTGTGTTAGGTTAGATTTAATTGGTATAGACCACGGGGAAATTCAAGGGGGGAAGCATATCCTTATTAACGACTCAAAAAATAAAGTATGGATTATTGACTTTGATAAAGCAGATATAAGATTCCCAAGGAACTTTACAAGTGCAATATCTTTATTATTTGGTGAAAGTCCTTTATCAAAGAAAATTAAAGAAATCTTGGATGTTTCTGAGGAAGAAGTTATGATGTTGAGAAAGTTTGCAAAGATGTATAAAAAGAAACTTAAAAAATGA
- a CDS encoding proteasome assembly chaperone family protein, protein MVKIIERKIRDVEPLENAILVEGLPGIGHVGRIAAEHIVREFKGEKFLELYCYDFPPQVLVNEDGTVEFMNNEFYIIREPIPMIVVLGNTQALSPIGQYYLAEKLVEIGIKYGAKMTYTLGGFGVGKITDVPKVYAAATSKELAEKLKEYGVEFRKDGGGIVGAAGLMLTFSKLNGIEGVCLMGETPGYLVDPKSARAVLEKFSKIVGFEIDMKELEERAKEMEKFLEKIRKFEEEVMMQQQPKPPSDEDLRYIG, encoded by the coding sequence ATGGTAAAGATTATAGAAAGAAAAATAAGGGATGTTGAGCCATTAGAAAATGCCATTCTTGTGGAGGGGCTTCCTGGTATTGGACATGTTGGGAGGATTGCGGCAGAGCATATTGTCCGTGAGTTTAAGGGGGAGAAGTTCTTAGAGTTGTATTGTTATGACTTCCCACCACAAGTTTTGGTTAATGAGGATGGAACTGTTGAGTTCATGAACAATGAATTTTACATAATAAGAGAGCCAATTCCAATGATCGTTGTTTTAGGAAATACTCAAGCATTGTCCCCAATAGGTCAATACTACCTCGCAGAAAAACTCGTTGAGATTGGAATTAAGTATGGGGCTAAGATGACGTACACATTAGGGGGATTCGGTGTTGGAAAAATAACTGATGTTCCAAAAGTCTATGCTGCGGCAACGTCAAAAGAACTTGCTGAAAAGTTGAAGGAGTATGGAGTTGAATTCAGAAAGGATGGTGGAGGAATTGTAGGGGCTGCTGGGTTGATGCTCACATTCTCAAAATTGAATGGTATTGAAGGAGTTTGTTTGATGGGGGAGACACCAGGGTACTTGGTTGACCCAAAATCAGCAAGGGCAGTTTTAGAGAAATTCTCAAAGATAGTTGGGTTTGAAATTGACATGAAAGAATTGGAAGAGAGGGCAAAAGAAATGGAGAAATTCCTTGAAAAGATTAGAAAGTTTGAAGAAGAAGTTATGATGCAACAACAACCAAAACCACCAAGTGATGAAGACTTAAGATACATTGGATAA
- a CDS encoding beta-class carbonic anhydrase — MILNTNGGINLGNVKPKKKLAIVTCMDARLVNFLSEKLGVKRGDAKVIKNAGNIITDDVIRSLVVAIYCLGVEKVMVVGHTDCGMKSIDVEEIKKKMIERGANPYFTPNLKCWLGKIDDEEKNVIEGVNIIKNHPAIPKDITVEGYLIDVETGELKKLC, encoded by the coding sequence ATGATTTTGAACACAAACGGAGGGATAAATTTGGGGAATGTAAAACCTAAGAAGAAACTTGCAATAGTTACTTGTATGGATGCTCGTCTTGTAAATTTCCTATCTGAAAAATTAGGAGTAAAAAGAGGAGACGCTAAAGTTATCAAAAATGCAGGGAACATAATAACTGATGATGTAATAAGGTCTCTTGTTGTTGCAATTTATTGTTTAGGTGTAGAGAAGGTTATGGTTGTTGGGCATACGGATTGTGGAATGAAATCCATTGATGTTGAAGAAATTAAAAAGAAGATGATTGAGAGAGGGGCTAACCCTTACTTCACCCCAAACCTCAAATGTTGGTTAGGTAAGATTGACGATGAAGAAAAAAATGTAATTGAAGGTGTAAATATAATAAAAAACCATCCTGCAATTCCAAAGGACATAACTGTTGAAGGATATCTGATAGATGTTGAAACTGGAGAACTCAAAAAACTTTGCTAA
- a CDS encoding formate dehydrogenase H subunit alpha, selenocysteine-containing, giving the protein MNLKFVHTICPYCGTGCGVDLIVKDGKVVGTYPFKRHPINEGKTCIKGSYCYEFIHSKDRLKKPLIKKNGEFVEVTWDEALNLIASMLKEYSPDEIGFFSSARCTNEDNYIFQKFARAVIKTNNIDHCARLUHSATVVGLGEAFGSGAMTNSIEDIEDADCILIIGSNTFEQHPLIARRVVRAKDKGAKVIVIDPRKTPTAKNADLFLQIIPGTNVALINAMMHVIIKEGLIDEEFIKNRTKGFEGLKKVVKKYPPEYVSKICGVSPELIIKAAKMYGSAERASILYCMGVTQFTSGVDGVKALCNLAMITGNIGKRGTGVNPLRGQNNVQGACDMGALPNVFPGYQKVNVAYEKFEEFWGVELNHEPGLSIPEMIENAGKDIKCLYIMGENPMVSDPDIGHVEHALKSLDFLVVQDIFLTETAELADIVLPAACWAEKDGTFTNTERRVQRIRKAVNPPGEALEDWIIIKKLAEKMGYKELFNYNSPREIFEEIRKVTPQYAGITYDRLVVDGIQWPCKDEKHPGTPILHTEKFLTPDGLGVIFPVEYKEPAELPDKEYPFILTTGRIIFHYHTGTMTRRSKHIINEINEGFMELHPEDAKKLGIKNNELVKVSSRRGEVVVKARITEDIKKGVVFMPFHFAETTANILTNTALDPNCKIPELKVCAVKVEKVNQSSRKKDVKQNETSYSF; this is encoded by the coding sequence ATGAACTTAAAATTTGTCCATACAATTTGCCCATACTGTGGAACTGGTTGCGGGGTAGATTTAATTGTAAAGGATGGGAAAGTTGTAGGAACTTATCCATTTAAAAGGCACCCTATAAATGAGGGAAAAACCTGCATTAAGGGGAGTTATTGCTATGAATTTATTCATAGCAAAGATAGATTAAAAAAACCATTAATTAAAAAGAATGGAGAATTTGTTGAAGTTACTTGGGATGAAGCATTGAATTTGATTGCAAGTATGTTAAAAGAATATTCCCCAGACGAAATTGGATTTTTCTCATCTGCAAGATGTACAAATGAAGACAACTATATTTTCCAAAAATTTGCGAGGGCAGTTATAAAAACTAACAACATAGACCACTGCGCAAGGCTTTGACACTCTGCGACTGTTGTAGGTTTAGGGGAAGCCTTTGGGTCCGGTGCCATGACAAACTCAATTGAAGATATTGAAGATGCAGACTGTATATTAATAATTGGTTCTAATACCTTTGAACAACACCCATTAATCGCAAGGAGAGTTGTTAGAGCAAAGGATAAGGGAGCTAAGGTAATAGTAATTGACCCAAGAAAAACACCTACCGCAAAAAATGCCGATCTATTCCTCCAAATAATCCCAGGAACAAATGTAGCGCTTATAAATGCAATGATGCATGTAATTATAAAAGAGGGACTAATTGATGAGGAATTCATAAAAAATAGAACAAAAGGATTTGAAGGGTTAAAAAAAGTTGTGAAAAAATACCCTCCTGAATATGTTTCAAAAATCTGTGGAGTTTCTCCTGAGTTAATCATAAAGGCAGCAAAAATGTATGGAAGTGCTGAAAGAGCATCAATACTTTACTGTATGGGAGTTACTCAATTCACATCGGGTGTAGATGGAGTAAAAGCATTATGCAATTTAGCAATGATAACTGGAAATATAGGGAAGAGGGGAACTGGAGTTAATCCACTAAGAGGGCAAAACAACGTCCAAGGAGCTTGTGATATGGGTGCTCTACCTAATGTATTCCCCGGTTATCAAAAAGTAAATGTTGCCTACGAGAAATTTGAAGAATTTTGGGGAGTTGAGTTGAACCATGAGCCAGGTTTATCAATTCCTGAAATGATTGAAAATGCAGGTAAAGATATAAAATGTCTCTACATAATGGGAGAGAACCCGATGGTATCAGATCCAGATATTGGGCATGTTGAACATGCTTTAAAATCCCTTGATTTTCTGGTAGTTCAGGATATATTCCTAACTGAAACTGCAGAATTGGCCGATATTGTCCTTCCAGCGGCATGCTGGGCAGAGAAAGATGGGACATTCACGAATACAGAGAGGAGAGTACAAAGAATAAGAAAAGCAGTAAATCCACCAGGAGAGGCATTAGAAGATTGGATAATAATCAAAAAACTTGCAGAAAAGATGGGATACAAAGAGTTGTTTAATTACAACTCACCAAGAGAAATATTTGAGGAGATTAGAAAAGTAACACCTCAATATGCAGGAATTACCTATGACAGATTAGTAGTTGATGGTATACAGTGGCCGTGTAAAGATGAAAAACATCCAGGAACACCAATTTTACACACTGAGAAGTTCTTAACTCCAGATGGTTTAGGAGTTATCTTCCCAGTTGAATACAAAGAACCTGCAGAATTGCCAGATAAAGAATACCCATTCATCCTAACAACCGGAAGAATAATATTCCACTATCACACAGGAACAATGACAAGGAGAAGCAAGCACATAATAAACGAAATAAACGAAGGATTCATGGAGTTGCACCCAGAAGATGCTAAAAAATTAGGCATTAAAAATAACGAGTTAGTTAAAGTATCATCAAGAAGAGGAGAGGTTGTTGTAAAAGCGAGAATTACTGAAGATATTAAAAAAGGAGTGGTATTTATGCCATTCCACTTTGCAGAAA